One Fontisphaera persica DNA window includes the following coding sequences:
- a CDS encoding spermidine synthase, which produces MLAFGLAIFSGAFLLFLIQPLMAKFILPWFGGTPAVWTTCMLFFQAGLLVGYAYAHALTRLLPPRRQVIIHLVVLALAVIFARIIPPDTWQPANGAAPTGRILLLLLSCLGLPYVALAATSPLLQAWFNQAHPGVSPYRLYSLSNAGSLLALLAFPFVLEPHLTRQSQAAAWKWGLIFFAVCVALGGWRVWKAQAALLPLSNSGPTPDASPTPGPETAPASPAESLEQPRDPRWLWLALPACSTALLLAITNRLCHDIAVIPFLWVLPLGLYLVSYILCFDSPRWYVRALWLPLLVLALLAAAGNLIGERVNLPSGWFLWPLRQALEWAANLTLFKAIALYLGVLFCCCMVCHGELHRLRPPAGRLTTFYLWAAAGGTLGGLLVAVVAPAVFRGYYELHLTLWLTGVLAAVAVLGWPGGSPSRWRNWLAWPAAAAALAFLAAGLGADILQSTRAARTVQRNFYGVLKVKEYSVDDPQWHKVTLLHGTTTHGLQYVSEEKRWLPTSYYIGSSGVGMVMQYHPRREQRRVGVVGLGTGSMAAWGRPGDYFKFYEINPAVVALARREFTYLSHCPAQVDIALGDARLSLEREPPQAFDVLVLDAFNSDAIPAHLLTREAFGVYLRHLRAGGVLAVHISNKYLNLEPVVRAAARHYQLHAALVRNSEETTAAEDPTRDDFYHSDWLLLAREPDLLATGAIAAAAAEAPPDAPLLEWTDDRSDLFRVLVLEDDGWLAAVRRWLLPDTR; this is translated from the coding sequence ATGCTTGCATTCGGCCTGGCCATATTCAGCGGCGCGTTTCTGCTGTTTTTGATTCAACCTTTGATGGCCAAGTTCATCCTGCCCTGGTTTGGCGGCACGCCGGCGGTCTGGACCACCTGCATGTTGTTTTTTCAGGCCGGCCTGCTGGTGGGCTACGCCTACGCCCACGCATTGACCCGCCTGCTGCCCCCGCGGCGCCAGGTCATCATCCATCTGGTGGTGCTGGCGCTGGCCGTGATTTTTGCCCGCATCATTCCGCCCGATACGTGGCAACCGGCCAACGGCGCCGCGCCCACCGGCCGCATACTTCTGCTGCTGCTCAGTTGCCTGGGGCTGCCGTATGTTGCCCTGGCGGCCACCAGCCCGCTCCTGCAGGCATGGTTTAATCAGGCCCATCCCGGCGTCTCCCCTTACCGCTTGTATTCGTTGTCCAATGCCGGCTCGCTGCTTGCGCTGCTGGCATTCCCCTTTGTGCTCGAGCCGCATCTCACCCGCCAGAGCCAGGCCGCCGCGTGGAAATGGGGCTTAATTTTCTTTGCTGTCTGCGTCGCCCTGGGCGGTTGGCGCGTGTGGAAAGCTCAAGCCGCCCTCCTGCCGCTTTCCAACTCCGGCCCCACACCCGATGCCTCCCCAACCCCCGGCCCGGAAACCGCTCCAGCCTCCCCGGCCGAGTCTCTCGAGCAGCCTCGCGACCCCCGCTGGTTATGGCTGGCCCTGCCGGCTTGCAGCACGGCCCTCTTGCTGGCCATTACCAACCGTCTGTGCCATGACATCGCCGTCATCCCGTTTCTCTGGGTGTTGCCACTAGGGCTGTACCTGGTCTCCTACATTCTCTGTTTCGACAGTCCCCGCTGGTATGTGCGGGCCTTGTGGCTGCCGTTGCTGGTGCTGGCGTTGCTGGCTGCGGCCGGCAATCTCATCGGCGAGCGGGTGAATCTGCCTTCCGGCTGGTTCCTGTGGCCCCTGCGCCAGGCGCTCGAGTGGGCGGCCAATCTCACCCTCTTCAAAGCCATTGCGCTGTATCTGGGGGTGTTGTTCTGCTGTTGCATGGTGTGCCACGGCGAATTGCACCGGCTGCGGCCGCCGGCCGGCCGGCTGACCACTTTCTATTTGTGGGCGGCCGCCGGCGGCACGCTCGGGGGGCTGCTGGTGGCGGTGGTGGCGCCGGCGGTCTTTCGCGGGTATTACGAGCTGCATCTGACGTTGTGGCTCACCGGCGTGCTGGCCGCCGTGGCCGTGCTGGGCTGGCCCGGTGGCAGCCCCTCCCGCTGGCGCAACTGGCTGGCCTGGCCAGCCGCCGCAGCGGCGCTGGCATTTCTGGCCGCAGGTCTGGGGGCCGACATTCTCCAGAGCACGCGCGCCGCGCGCACGGTGCAGCGCAATTTCTACGGCGTGCTCAAAGTGAAGGAATATTCCGTGGACGACCCTCAATGGCACAAGGTCACGCTGCTGCACGGGACCACCACCCACGGCCTCCAGTATGTCAGCGAGGAAAAACGCTGGCTGCCCACTTCCTATTACATCGGCTCCAGCGGCGTGGGCATGGTCATGCAGTATCATCCCCGCCGCGAGCAGCGGCGCGTGGGCGTGGTGGGCCTGGGCACCGGCTCCATGGCGGCCTGGGGCAGGCCGGGCGATTACTTCAAATTTTACGAAATCAATCCGGCCGTGGTGGCACTGGCCCGCCGCGAGTTCACCTATCTCTCTCATTGCCCCGCGCAGGTGGACATTGCGCTGGGGGATGCCCGCCTCTCGCTGGAGCGCGAGCCGCCCCAGGCTTTCGATGTGTTGGTGCTCGATGCCTTCAACAGCGATGCCATCCCGGCCCATCTGCTCACGCGCGAAGCCTTTGGGGTGTACTTGCGGCATCTGCGGGCGGGCGGGGTGCTCGCGGTGCATATCTCCAACAAATACCTCAACCTCGAGCCCGTGGTACGCGCCGCCGCCCGCCATTATCAGTTGCATGCAGCGCTGGTGCGCAACAGCGAGGAAACCACGGCCGCCGAGGACCCGACCCGCGATGATTTCTACCACTCGGACTGGCTGCTGCTGG
- a CDS encoding cyclic nucleotide-binding domain-containing protein produces MAVSIRLAEAQDAAKWVDLLRATLGDEYPAKEAYNPASVAAQLDAQSGNETWVAEEGDQILASATVLRPIEGNVNPVANLGRNLARPEAYSNGAAELLVRSLTQLLDQRGQMIVVRIPANDNPQQIIYEQNGYACVGYQPLKHILRTRQGVLFYVHSANPVLASRQPISESLPQVSDLAALVFENLNIPNPLTVRDGATGYPLQTDIQIHDATLDDFELWKTQARAANPLLEVSSGGNRGAGFLRLNAEAPCRAILGQRGSQIVGGVAFFNDDQDRCVRIMDSFATDDLSTGALFNHVVRLAQEQLSAAYVEVDILANCPKLLKSTEQLGFVPIAYLPGFCVLNGRPSDVVKLIKLNMMYTTETAALTAQAARMVKVVDTNFQDQKIGVAIINLLRTLPIFSGLGDGELRKIARLFTQKLYRPGERVFNKGDAGSEAYIVMRGQIDICLNEESRPIATVNSGQVFGELAFLDGSPRTAMAVASQASILLVVQRNAFNELVQREPHLGMVVIRNIAIDLSNKLRRANTALSPVKK; encoded by the coding sequence ATGGCTGTCTCGATTCGACTGGCGGAAGCTCAGGATGCGGCCAAATGGGTGGACCTGCTCAGGGCCACCCTGGGCGATGAATATCCGGCCAAGGAAGCCTACAACCCCGCGAGTGTGGCGGCGCAACTGGATGCGCAGTCCGGCAATGAAACATGGGTGGCGGAGGAGGGCGACCAGATTCTGGCCAGCGCCACCGTGTTGCGGCCCATTGAAGGGAATGTCAATCCGGTGGCCAATCTGGGGCGCAACCTGGCCCGGCCGGAAGCCTACAGCAACGGCGCCGCGGAATTGCTGGTCAGGAGCCTTACGCAATTGCTGGACCAGCGCGGCCAGATGATTGTGGTGCGCATCCCCGCCAACGACAACCCCCAGCAAATCATTTACGAGCAGAATGGTTACGCCTGCGTGGGGTATCAGCCGTTGAAGCACATTTTGCGCACACGGCAGGGGGTGTTGTTCTACGTGCATTCGGCCAACCCCGTCCTCGCCTCGCGCCAGCCCATTTCCGAATCGCTGCCCCAGGTGAGTGATTTGGCGGCGCTGGTCTTCGAGAATCTGAACATCCCCAATCCGTTGACCGTGCGGGATGGAGCCACCGGGTATCCGCTCCAGACGGACATACAAATCCACGACGCCACGTTGGACGATTTTGAGCTGTGGAAAACGCAGGCGCGCGCCGCCAACCCGTTGCTGGAAGTTTCCAGCGGCGGCAATCGCGGGGCGGGTTTCTTGCGGCTGAACGCCGAGGCGCCGTGCCGGGCCATCTTGGGCCAGCGCGGCTCGCAAATCGTGGGCGGCGTGGCCTTCTTCAACGATGATCAGGATCGCTGCGTGCGCATCATGGACAGCTTTGCCACGGATGACTTGTCCACGGGCGCCCTTTTTAATCACGTGGTCCGTCTGGCCCAGGAGCAGCTCAGCGCCGCCTATGTGGAGGTGGACATCCTGGCCAACTGCCCCAAGCTCCTCAAAAGCACCGAGCAGCTCGGGTTTGTGCCCATCGCTTATTTGCCGGGCTTCTGTGTCCTCAACGGCCGCCCCTCGGACGTGGTCAAGCTCATCAAGCTCAACATGATGTACACCACGGAAACCGCCGCGCTGACGGCGCAGGCGGCCCGCATGGTAAAGGTGGTGGACACCAATTTCCAGGACCAGAAAATCGGCGTGGCCATCATCAACCTGCTGCGCACGCTGCCCATCTTCAGCGGCCTGGGAGATGGGGAGCTGCGGAAAATTGCCCGCCTGTTCACCCAGAAACTCTATCGCCCCGGCGAGCGCGTGTTCAACAAGGGCGACGCGGGCAGCGAGGCCTACATCGTCATGCGCGGGCAGATTGACATTTGCCTGAACGAAGAATCCCGCCCCATCGCCACCGTCAACAGCGGCCAGGTCTTTGGCGAACTGGCCTTCCTGGACGGCTCGCCGCGCACCGCCATGGCGGTGGCCTCGCAGGCCAGCATTTTGCTGGTGGTGCAGCGCAACGCCTTCAATGAGCTGGTCCAGCGCGAGCCGCACCTGGGCATGGTGGTGATTCGCAACATCGCCATTGACCTTTCCAACAAGCTGCGCCGCGCCAACACCGCGCTCTCGCCGGTGAAAAAGTAA
- the hcp gene encoding hydroxylamine reductase codes for MFCYQCEQTSRGVACQDFGVCGKDEHSAALQDLIVHVVKGIAQYAHRARQLGAADRAVDVYIVEALFSTVTNVNFDSVRLNAVLGEGLKIRERARQLYVEACQRRGQAVARLNGATQWVPALDAAGQIRQAQEVGIEARRQQLGADVAGLQELLLYGVKGTAAYADHALILGQEDPAVFAFFAEALDYLCEPQPAVPELLRLCLKCGEVNLRVMELLDAANTGAYGHPVPTPVRITPVKGKCILVSGHDLKDLEELLKQTEGKGINIYTHGEMLPAHGYPGLKKYKHLVGNFGGAWQDQAVEFQQFPGAILMTTNCIQRPVENYRDRLFTCGLVAWPGVRHIRNRDFSPVIEAALAAPGFTKDEPEKTILVGFGHQTVMSVADKVIAGVKSGAIKRFFLIGGCDGARSGRDYYTELAERVPSDCVILTLACGKYRFNKMDFGAIDGIPRLLDMGQCNDAYSAIKVAQALAGAFNCGVNDLPLSLVLSWYEQKAVAILLTLLHLGIKNIRLGPTLPAFVSPAVLQVLVEQFQLHPITRPADDLKAIMA; via the coding sequence ATGTTTTGTTATCAATGTGAGCAAACTTCCCGCGGAGTGGCCTGTCAGGACTTTGGCGTGTGCGGCAAGGATGAACATTCTGCCGCGTTGCAGGATTTGATTGTGCACGTGGTCAAGGGCATTGCGCAGTACGCGCATCGGGCGCGGCAACTGGGCGCGGCCGACCGCGCGGTGGATGTGTATATCGTGGAGGCGCTCTTTTCCACGGTCACCAATGTGAATTTCGACAGCGTGCGTCTGAACGCGGTGTTGGGCGAGGGGCTGAAAATTCGCGAGCGTGCGCGGCAGCTTTACGTGGAAGCCTGCCAGCGCCGGGGCCAGGCCGTGGCCCGCCTTAATGGCGCCACGCAATGGGTGCCGGCCCTGGATGCGGCGGGGCAAATCCGCCAGGCGCAGGAAGTGGGCATTGAGGCCCGCCGCCAGCAACTGGGCGCGGATGTGGCAGGGCTGCAGGAGCTGCTGTTGTACGGCGTGAAAGGCACGGCGGCGTATGCGGACCACGCGCTAATCCTGGGCCAGGAGGACCCGGCTGTGTTTGCGTTTTTTGCCGAGGCGCTGGATTACCTGTGCGAGCCGCAGCCGGCGGTGCCGGAGCTGCTGCGCTTGTGCCTGAAGTGCGGCGAGGTGAATCTGCGCGTGATGGAATTGCTGGACGCCGCGAACACCGGCGCGTATGGGCATCCGGTGCCCACGCCGGTGCGCATCACGCCGGTGAAAGGCAAATGCATACTGGTGAGCGGCCACGACCTGAAGGACCTGGAGGAGTTGCTCAAGCAGACCGAGGGCAAGGGCATTAACATTTACACCCACGGCGAAATGCTGCCGGCGCATGGCTACCCCGGGTTGAAAAAATACAAGCATCTGGTGGGCAACTTTGGCGGGGCCTGGCAGGACCAGGCGGTGGAGTTCCAGCAATTCCCCGGCGCCATTTTGATGACCACCAACTGCATCCAGCGCCCGGTGGAGAATTACCGGGACCGGCTGTTCACCTGCGGCCTGGTGGCGTGGCCCGGCGTGCGGCACATCCGCAATCGCGACTTTTCGCCGGTCATCGAGGCCGCCCTGGCTGCGCCGGGATTCACCAAGGACGAGCCGGAGAAGACCATCCTGGTGGGCTTTGGGCATCAGACGGTAATGTCCGTGGCCGACAAGGTGATTGCCGGGGTGAAGAGCGGCGCCATCAAGCGCTTTTTCCTGATTGGCGGCTGCGACGGCGCGCGCAGCGGGCGCGACTACTACACCGAGCTGGCGGAGAGGGTGCCGTCCGATTGCGTGATTCTGACGCTGGCCTGCGGCAAGTACCGCTTCAACAAAATGGATTTCGGCGCGATTGACGGCATCCCGCGCCTGCTGGACATGGGGCAGTGCAATGATGCGTATTCGGCCATCAAGGTGGCGCAGGCGCTGGCCGGCGCGTTCAACTGCGGTGTGAATGATCTGCCGCTCTCGCTGGTGCTCTCGTGGTACGAGCAAAAAGCGGTGGCGATTCTGCTGACCCTTTTGCATCTGGGCATCAAGAACATTCGCCTGGGCCCCACGCTGCCGGCGTTTGTCAGTCCTGCCGTGCTGCAGGTACTGGTGGAGCAATTCCAGCTTCACCCCATCACCCGTCCCGCCGACGACCTCAAAGCAATCATGGCTTGA
- a CDS encoding DUF2270 domain-containing protein: protein MSEPQPERTPRDLLRDPCYVNAMAHFYRGEIGRIMVWRQRLDTTTTWAITSTGTIFTVAFSVPDVPHLIFFFNLAIVWVMLWIEARRYRFYDAFQARVRMLEAHFLSPMVAQNPERLEGDWRKLVAEDLLIPSFKISQVEAMAHRLRRNYAFIFMIILMAWLAKIFMHTPYPVDSAAMLYQALAVGQIPSWLVAGVMVGTFLSVVVFAFYVARHMPPEITEFGVQRGRRWQL from the coding sequence ATGAGCGAGCCACAACCGGAAAGGACACCGCGCGATTTGTTGCGTGACCCGTGTTACGTCAACGCCATGGCGCACTTCTACCGTGGCGAAATTGGGCGCATCATGGTGTGGCGGCAGCGGCTGGACACGACGACCACCTGGGCGATTACCTCCACCGGCACCATTTTCACCGTGGCCTTCAGTGTGCCGGATGTGCCGCATCTGATTTTCTTTTTCAACCTGGCGATTGTGTGGGTGATGCTCTGGATTGAAGCGCGGCGGTACCGGTTTTACGATGCGTTTCAGGCCCGCGTGCGGATGTTGGAGGCGCATTTTCTCTCCCCCATGGTGGCGCAGAATCCGGAGCGGCTGGAGGGGGACTGGCGCAAGCTGGTGGCGGAGGATTTGTTGATACCCAGCTTCAAAATTTCGCAGGTGGAGGCGATGGCGCACCGGCTGCGGCGGAATTACGCGTTTATTTTCATGATCATTCTGATGGCGTGGCTGGCCAAGATTTTCATGCACACGCCTTACCCAGTTGATTCGGCGGCGATGTTGTATCAGGCGCTGGCGGTGGGCCAGATCCCGAGCTGGCTGGTGGCGGGGGTGATGGTGGGGACGTTTTTAAGCGTGGTGGTGTTTGCGTTTTACGTGGCGCGGCACATGCCGCCGGAAATCACCGAGTTTGGCGTGCAACGGGGGCGGCGCTGGCAGTTGTGA
- a CDS encoding HNH endonuclease — MSASFLTQHVLVLNRLWQAVNVCSVRRALTLVFEGHAQVVFATEEGNFQTFSFNDWKDFSQQAPHPESIATVSFRIRIPRVILLLAFDRLPRKEVKFTRHNIFERDKNTCQYCGRVFDRKDLNLDHVIPRDRGGPTTWENIVCSCIECNTRKANRTPQEAGMRLIRKPKRPKWRPFVQISFGAVVHDSWKHFIDLAYWNVELGEEVE, encoded by the coding sequence ATGAGTGCGTCGTTCCTGACCCAGCATGTGCTGGTGTTGAATCGGCTCTGGCAGGCCGTCAATGTCTGCTCAGTGCGCCGGGCGCTGACGCTTGTCTTTGAGGGCCACGCCCAAGTGGTGTTTGCCACCGAAGAGGGCAATTTCCAAACCTTCAGCTTCAACGACTGGAAGGATTTCTCCCAGCAGGCGCCGCATCCGGAAAGCATCGCCACCGTCTCTTTCCGCATCCGCATCCCGCGCGTCATTCTCCTGCTGGCCTTTGACCGCCTGCCCCGCAAAGAGGTCAAGTTCACCCGCCACAACATTTTCGAGCGCGACAAAAACACCTGCCAGTATTGCGGGCGCGTGTTTGACCGCAAGGACCTGAACCTCGACCACGTCATCCCCCGCGACCGCGGCGGCCCCACCACCTGGGAAAACATCGTCTGCTCCTGCATCGAGTGCAATACCCGCAAGGCCAACCGCACTCCCCAGGAAGCCGGCATGCGCCTCATCCGCAAACCCAAGCGGCCCAAGTGGCGGCCCTTCGTGCAAATCAGCTTCGGCGCCGTGGTGCACGACAGTTGGAAACATTTCATTGACCTGGCCTACTGGAACGTCGAGCTGGGCGAAGAAGTTGAATGA
- a CDS encoding PAS domain S-box protein, with translation MAVDLLLNLCLLVALTVVSTFFWRRFDPRETSGAIIQGCLFGAAAVIGMIRPMVIAPGLIFDGRSMMLSLCALFFGPRAALAAMIAPVLYRAGLGGPGVYMGVLTIFSSAAVGLFFHHRWHKRPEPPSTLELLWFGLLVHVAMLAMSSALPAEVRWATLKRMALPILLVYPLVTVLAGKVLADNARLSRMISALQHTNQRLDITLRSIADGVIATDLQGRIVTMNPTAEQLTGWPADEATGRPIQEIFPIFNEQTGKSVENPVHRVLKEGRVVGLANHTVLRSRQGREHPIADSAAPIMDNRNRCCGVVLVFRDQTREREARNALIESETRYRTLVESAPALIWRCDAQGNFDYFNQRWLAFRGRPLAEEQGRRWHAGVHPEDWLDYQHALEEAFRQQRPWQATYRLQRHDGQYRWLQEEAVPIGDRQGQHQGYIGFCLDITEQHESLERERLLISALEASAACVFLADAAGFIEWVNPAFAANLRLARESVPGKSWEDFFQPSPQTQAESYDSIMALLLAGQTWRGELQARRAGGELFSADFTLSPLTNPRGQLIKVVGVFEDLTQRKAMEEELRQAQKLDIMGQVASGVAHDFNNLLTTIQLCANMLDEHPALPDSAREDVRDILASAEKGAKLTGQLLSFARRDPVRWEELDLNEVVKTFENTLKRLIGAEVTLVTQLAKEPLRMRGDRNRLEQIIMNLAVNARDAMPKGGTLLMETALVETPGPLTLASTLPKEGPFVALTFQDTGCGMTPEILSRIFDPFFTTKPPGKGTGIGLTVVSTILRDLCGGLQVESQPGQGTTFRLYFPVSRSSAALPATAREIPAHGGGETILLVEDENLVRDLTAKSLRRLGYQVLSAAHAAEALQIFKQHPHPIHLLLTDILLPDNFRGDRLAEQLQAMQPSLKVIFMSGFPGETPAAKPDYFKDKTFLSKPFTPRQLALTVRQVLQPRPDSQ, from the coding sequence TACTGCTGAATTTGTGCCTGCTCGTGGCTCTCACGGTGGTTTCGACCTTCTTCTGGCGCCGATTCGACCCCCGCGAGACCTCGGGCGCCATCATCCAGGGCTGCCTGTTTGGCGCGGCCGCTGTCATTGGCATGATTCGCCCCATGGTCATTGCGCCGGGCCTTATTTTCGACGGCCGCAGCATGATGCTAAGCCTCTGCGCCTTGTTCTTCGGCCCGCGCGCAGCGCTGGCGGCCATGATTGCCCCCGTCCTCTACCGCGCCGGTCTGGGCGGTCCGGGAGTGTACATGGGCGTGCTCACCATCTTCAGTTCGGCCGCCGTGGGCTTGTTTTTCCATCACCGGTGGCACAAACGCCCGGAACCTCCCAGTACGCTTGAGTTGCTCTGGTTTGGCCTGCTCGTACATGTGGCCATGCTGGCCATGTCCTCCGCCTTGCCGGCGGAAGTGCGGTGGGCCACCCTGAAGAGAATGGCCCTGCCCATTCTGCTGGTTTATCCCCTGGTCACCGTCCTGGCGGGCAAAGTGCTGGCCGATAACGCCCGCCTCAGCCGGATGATCTCCGCCCTGCAGCACACCAATCAACGCCTCGACATCACCCTGCGCTCCATTGCCGATGGGGTCATCGCCACCGATTTGCAAGGCCGCATCGTCACCATGAATCCCACCGCCGAACAATTGACCGGCTGGCCCGCCGACGAAGCAACCGGACGCCCCATTCAGGAAATTTTTCCCATCTTCAATGAGCAAACCGGCAAGTCCGTCGAAAATCCCGTTCATCGCGTCCTCAAGGAAGGTCGCGTAGTGGGCCTGGCCAATCACACCGTCCTCCGCAGCCGGCAAGGGCGGGAGCATCCCATCGCCGATAGCGCAGCGCCAATTATGGACAACCGCAACCGCTGTTGCGGCGTGGTGCTGGTCTTTCGTGATCAAACCCGGGAACGCGAAGCCCGCAACGCCCTCATCGAAAGCGAAACCCGCTACCGCACGCTCGTGGAATCCGCCCCCGCCCTCATCTGGCGCTGCGACGCCCAGGGTAATTTCGATTACTTCAATCAACGCTGGCTGGCCTTCCGCGGCCGCCCGCTGGCCGAAGAGCAGGGCCGGCGCTGGCACGCCGGAGTGCATCCTGAAGATTGGCTGGACTACCAGCACGCCCTGGAGGAAGCCTTCCGCCAGCAGCGCCCCTGGCAGGCCACTTACCGCCTCCAACGCCATGATGGACAATACCGCTGGCTGCAGGAGGAAGCCGTGCCCATCGGGGACCGCCAGGGCCAGCACCAGGGATATATCGGCTTCTGCCTCGACATCACCGAGCAGCACGAATCCCTGGAACGAGAACGCCTGCTCATCAGCGCGCTGGAAGCCAGCGCCGCCTGCGTTTTCCTCGCTGATGCCGCCGGCTTCATCGAGTGGGTCAACCCCGCCTTTGCCGCGAACTTGCGCCTGGCGCGCGAGTCTGTTCCCGGCAAAAGTTGGGAGGACTTCTTTCAGCCCTCGCCGCAAACCCAGGCCGAAAGCTATGACAGCATCATGGCGTTGCTGCTGGCCGGCCAAACCTGGCGTGGCGAGTTGCAGGCGCGCCGGGCGGGCGGCGAACTGTTCAGCGCCGATTTCACCCTCTCCCCCCTCACCAACCCCCGCGGCCAATTAATCAAGGTGGTGGGGGTGTTCGAGGACCTCACCCAGCGCAAAGCCATGGAGGAGGAGCTGCGCCAGGCGCAAAAGCTCGACATCATGGGCCAGGTGGCCAGCGGCGTGGCCCACGACTTCAACAACCTCCTCACCACCATCCAACTCTGTGCCAACATGCTCGATGAACACCCCGCCCTCCCCGACTCCGCGCGGGAGGATGTGCGGGATATCCTCGCCTCCGCCGAAAAAGGCGCCAAGTTGACCGGCCAACTGCTCAGCTTCGCGCGCCGCGACCCCGTGCGCTGGGAAGAGCTCGACCTCAATGAAGTGGTCAAGACGTTTGAAAATACTTTGAAGCGCCTCATCGGCGCGGAGGTCACCCTCGTCACCCAGCTCGCCAAGGAACCCCTGCGGATGCGCGGCGACCGCAACCGTTTGGAACAAATCATCATGAACCTGGCGGTCAACGCCCGCGATGCCATGCCCAAAGGCGGCACCCTGCTCATGGAGACGGCCCTGGTGGAAACCCCCGGCCCGCTCACCCTCGCCTCCACCTTGCCCAAAGAAGGCCCCTTCGTTGCGCTCACCTTTCAGGACACCGGCTGCGGCATGACCCCGGAAATCCTCAGCCGGATTTTTGACCCCTTCTTCACCACCAAACCGCCGGGCAAAGGCACCGGCATCGGCCTCACCGTCGTCAGCACCATCCTCCGCGACCTCTGCGGCGGCCTCCAGGTGGAAAGCCAGCCGGGGCAGGGCACCACTTTCCGCCTCTATTTTCCCGTTTCGCGCTCCTCCGCCGCGCTGCCCGCCACCGCCAGAGAAATCCCCGCTCACGGCGGCGGCGAAACCATCCTGCTGGTGGAAGATGAAAACCTCGTGCGCGACCTCACTGCCAAAAGCCTGCGCCGCCTGGGCTACCAGGTGCTGAGCGCCGCCCACGCCGCCGAAGCCCTGCAAATCTTCAAGCAGCACCCCCACCCCATTCACCTGCTGCTCACCGACATCCTCCTCCCCGACAACTTCCGCGGCGACCGGCTGGCCGAGCAACTGCAGGCCATGCAACCCTCCCTCAAAGTCATTTTCATGAGCGGCTTCCCCGGCGAAACCCCCGCCGCCAAACCCGATTACTTCAAGGACAAAACCTTCCTCTCCAAACCCTTCACCCCCCGCCAACTGGCCCTCACCGTGCGCCAGGTGCTCCAACCCCGGCCTGATTCCCAGTAG